The Anticarsia gemmatalis isolate Benzon Research Colony breed Stoneville strain chromosome 29, ilAntGemm2 primary, whole genome shotgun sequence genome window below encodes:
- the LOC142985086 gene encoding unextended protein-like has protein sequence MAPVFNVIRTCGILIGLFFYVHAVDNNTSKPRIISLKLDNKICDRNSCKYLVNIKGGEFLGHYSWRLTPVEAVEGGKCDVIYPNYELKEVFNTKWVTKLEILVPISDVKLYFCLYKNDVENSPFGGKWVHQGVQHFLDTGSDSTEQSTTEALTRDKQSQEWSDLSHDTDVNYLQNVPRLTRDEKNDIEVLYNDNYVPLSQINNINIPLEYQDVESGNSIERFKRGVQNTSSATERGEEEKYRKTRQVTPEMDFTSVKADSVDIYIEGLRIEDSDKEPKIIDDGVPSVLADSGVTLRLFGAGLTSRTVIAFTHEIQNFGQPCKFLLKGEYMVKEGSLGYRTALFEIIAPSPIPEAKLYICAKNLRAGVDDPFKDEEKYLHQGTESFKMLATHNTLLPLWVSLILILTCLTFSALFSGLNLGLMSLDRTELKIISNTGTEQERKYARAIMPVRDHGNYLLCSILLGNVAVNSTFTILLDELTSGLFAVIFSTLSIVLLGEITPQAICSRHGLMVGAKSIMITKAVMALTAPLAFPVSKLLDYFLGEEIGSVYNRERLKELVKVTTDVNDLDKDEVNIISGALELRKKTVSDVMTKLEDVFMLPISSVLDFETMSEIVKSGYSRIPVYEGSRTNIVTVLFIKDLAFVDPDDNTPLRTLCQYYQNPCNFVFEDVTLDVMFKQFKEGHKGHMAFVHRINNEGEGDPFYETIGLVTLEDVIEEMIQAEIVDETDVFLDNRTKRRRNKPSNKLQDFTAFAERHENQRIHISPQLTLATFQFLSTSVDAFRPDTVSETVLRRLLRQDVIHHIKLKGKTKKDPTTYVFQQGKPVDYFVLILEGRVEVTVGRENLVFEAGPFTYFGVQALTQNVGLAESPTPSAMGSLQNINMDSMLRHTFVPDYSVRAITELFYLTVKRSLYLAAKRATLMEKGALSKGATNEQFDTEVDKLLQSVDEDISISGEHKTPSRQVSPHPPVSASPHTRSSFSRTERNGDLYRADEQEKLLK, from the exons ATGGCTCCAGTGTTTAATGTGATACGGACTTGTGGTATATTAATcggcttatttttttatgtgcaCGCCGTTGATAATAATACGTCCAAACCAAGGATAATATCGTTAAAATTGGACAACAAAATATGTGATAGAAAcagttgtaaatatttagtaaacatAAAGGGTGGTGAGTTTCTCGGGCATTATTCTTGGAGATTAACCCCTGTGGAAGCCGTAGAGGGTGGTAAATGTGACGTCATATACCCTAACTACGAATTAAAGGAGGTATTTAATACGAAATGGGTGAcgaaacttgaaattttggtGCCTATATCGGacgtaaaattgtatttttgtttgtataaaaatgatgTGGAAAATAGTCCGTTTGGTGGAAAGTGGGTGCATCAAGGTGTTCAACATTTCTTGGATACTGGAAGCGATAGTACGGAGCAgtc aaCAACCGAAGCCCTAACCCGTGATAAACAAAGCCAAGAATGGTCAGACCTCTCTCACGATACGGACGTGAACTACCTCCAAAACGTCCCAAGACTCACAAGAGACGAAAAAAACGACATCGAAGTACTATATAACGACAATTACGTGCCTTTAAgccaaataaacaatataaatattccaTTAGAATACCAAGATGTTGAGAGCGGAAATTCTATTGAAAGATTCAAGAGAGGTGTTCAGAATACGTCTTCTGCTACAGAAAGGGGAGAGGAGGAAAAATATAGGAAAACAAGACAGGTGACCCCAGAAATGGATTTTACGAGTGTCAAAGCTGATTCTGTTGATATTTATATCGAAGGTCTGAGGATTGAAGACTCTGATAAGGAGCCGAAGATCATTGATGATGGAGTGCCTAGTGTGCTGGCTGATAGTGGAGTTACTTTAAG ATTGTTCGGCGCCGGTCTAACTTCAAGAACTGTGATCGCGTTCACTCATGAAATACAGAATTTTGGACAACCATGCAAGTTTTTACTGAAAGGAGAGTATATG GTAAAAGAAGGCTCCCTAGGCTACAGAACAGCGCTTTTCGAAATAATCGCCCCTTCACCGATCCCAGAAGCAAAACTATACATATGCGCTAAAAACCTAAGAGCAGGGGTCGACGACCCTTTCAAAGACGAAGAGAAATACCTTCACCAAGGCACAGAGTCTTTCAAAATGTTGGCGACACACAACACACTACTACCTCTATGGGTTTCGTTAATCCTAATTCTCACTTGCCTGACATTTTCAGCGCTATTCTCAGGCTTAAACTTAGGCCTTATGTCCTTAGACCGCAccgaattaaaaattatatcgaATACAGGGACGGAGCAAGAACGAAAGTATGCCAGAGCTATTATGCCGGTTCGAGATCACGGAAACTATCTTCTGTGTAGTATTTTACTAGGCAATGTGGCTGTTAATTCGACTTTCACGATTTTGTTAGACGAATTAACTTCGGGGTTGTTCGCTGTGATATTTTCTACGCTCTCGATCGTGTTGTTGGGTGAGATTACGCCGCAAGCGATATGTTCGAGACATGGGCTCATGGTAGGGGCGAAGAGTATCATGATTACTAAG GCAGTAATGGCGttaacagcgcctctagcgtttCCAGTTAGCAAGCTGCTAGACTACTTCCTGGGTGAAGAGATCGGCAGCGTGTATAATAGAGAGAGACTTAAGGAACTTGTCAAG gtaACTACAGATGTAAACGACCTAGACAAGGACGAAGTGAACATAATATCGGGCGCTTTAGAACTGCGCAAGAAGACCGTGTCAGACGTGATGACTAAACTGGAGGACGTGTTCATGTTGCCTATTAGCTCTGTACTCGACTTTGAAACCATGTCCGAGATTGTTAAGTCTG GTTACTCCCGTATCCCGGTGTACGAAGGCAGTCGCACCAACATAGTGACGGTGCTGTTCATCAAGGACCTGGCGTTCGTGGACCCGGACGACAACACGCCGCTGCGCACTCTCTGCCAGTACTACCAGAACCCTTGCAACTTCGTCTTTGAGGATGTCACGTTAGATGTCATGTTTAAACAGTTTAAAGAAG GTCACAAAGGTCACATGGCGTTCGTCCACCGCATCAACAACGAGGGTGAAGGCGACCCCTTCTACGAGACCATAGGCCTGGTCACTCTAGAAGACGTCATTGAAGAGATGATACAGGCTGAGATTGTTGATGAAACTGATGTATTCT TGGACAACCGTACGAAACGTCGGCGGAACAAGCCGTCGAACAAACTGCAAGACTTCACCGCGTTCGCTGAGAGACACGAGAATCAGCGCATACATATATCACCACAATTGACACTCGCTACCTTCCAGTTTTTGAGTACca GTGTGGACGCATTCCGTCCGGACACAGTATCGGAGACGGTGCTCCGTCGTCTGCTGCGTCAGGACGTGATACACCACATCAAGCTCAAAGGCAAGACCAAGAAGGACCCCACTACTTATGTCTTCCAACAGGGGAAACCG GTGGACTACTTCGTGCTGATCCTGGAGGGGCGCGTGGAGGTGACGGTGGGGCGCGAGAACCTCGTGTTCGAGGCGGGGCCCTTCACCTACTTCGGCGTGCAGGCGCTCACGCAGAACGTGGGGCTCG CGGAGTCCCCTACACCATCAGCGATGGGCTCTCTACAGAACATCAACATGGACTCGATGCTGCGACACACGTTCGTACCTGACTACTCCGTCAGAGCGATCACTGAGCTATTCTACCTCACTGTTAAAAG ATCACTATACTTAGCTGCCAAACGCGCGACCCTAATGGAAAAGGGCGCGTTATCTAAAGGCGCTACGAACGAGCAGTTCGATACTGAAGTTGATAAG TTATTGCAATCGGTGGACGAAGATATAAGTATAAGCGGTGAACACAAAACTCCATCGAgacag